TCGCAATCGCGCTGTAGAGCCCCCGGGAGTTCCGGGCACGAACCTCGATCCCGTATCGACCCGCGGGGGCGAGCGCCAGCGCGAAGCCGAACCCCTCGTCGGCTTCATCCCAGTTCCCGTCCGAAGGCGAGGCGTTCTGCCAAGCCCCCCCGTCCACCCGGTACTCCACGGAAGAGACGCTGTTCACCGAGATGTCGTGCCCAGGGCACCACCAGCCCGGATTCACGTTCGGCTCGACCTCGGGGATCACGCTCCCCGTGAAGATCGGGGTCGGGTCGCACGTCATCGTGTCCTCCGGCTCGTCCAATGTGAGAAGCGGCGGGTGGTCGACGATGTCCGGGATCGAGTCGCCGTCCGTGTCCCGCCAGCCGATCTGCCCGCGCGTGAAGGGACAGACGTGTCCCTCCGTGAATTCGACCCTATTGTTGTTCCGCATGATGCAGAGTTCGGAAGTTCCGCCGCCGTTTTCGCAGTTGCCGTTCGCCACATTGAGATACCCTGTCGTCTCCGTATCGGTGCAGCCGGAAGACGCGTACTCGTCGAGCGCGTAGAACGTGTGCCCGGTCTCGTGCGCGGTGAGGTAGTCCGTGTTCCCATAGGTCCAGCCGCCGTTGTCCGACGTCATGACGAGGTACGGTCCGCCGAGATACGAATAGTCGAACCACCCATCGGAAAAGCACCCGTCGGCGTCGACGTTCGAGTTCACGAAGAAGACCGTGTTGAGCCAGGCGTCGGCGCTCGTGGGACTACGATTGTTGTTGAAGTTCCTCACCTTGTCGAAGTGGTTCTCCCCCGCGTAGCCGAGGCTGTCCATGACGTCGTCGACCCAAGTGACGTCGAAGTTGTGAGGACGCGTGATCGGCTCCCACGGCGTCGGGACGGTCCACTCGACGGATGTGATGAGGATCATGCGGGCCGGAGCGTAGCGGGCGAACCACCATTCGATGCCCTCTGTGCATTCTGCGACCCGGAATTCCTTCATGCTCAAGGTCCAGTTCTCCGTGTTTGGGTCGAGGACTCCGTTCGATTCCGGAAAGACGATGTAAACGTGATACGCGCCGTGCTGGCTGCCGAGGCCGTCGAGAATCATGTACTCGCTCATGTCCTCGTCGTTCGCGCCGTACCCCTTCTTTCCGATTCCGTCGGCGCTCCTCCGGTATTCCTCCGGGACGGGAATGCCACACGCGTAGTCCCTTCGCGCACCCCCTTCCGGCTCGTGAGCGACGGGGTGGTTCGCCAGCCCCATGTAGATGTCGTTCCACACGCGGATCGCAACGCTCTGCTCCCGAGTCAACTCGCCGTAGCGCGCACGGTCGACCGGACCGAAGGAGACGCCGATCACATCTTGCCTCGTCGCGATGCGCGCCGCCGCCTCGCGGGAGAGAAAAGCCGTCATCGACGAGGGGAGGAGAACCGATGCGACCCTTCCCCCCTCCGCCTCCACGGCCCGCCATACGCTCTCGCATTCCTCGACCGTGGCCGTCGAAAGGAGCACGAAGGCGCGCTCACCCTCCGGGGCGCTGCGGGGAGGAAGAAACGCGGCGGCCGGAGATGCCGCCAGCACGATGAGAAGAGAGACGATGAGGCGAGCAAGGGAGAGGGACTCCCTCGCCCGCGCGGCTCGTGAACCACGATTCTGCACGGTCCGGCTCCTTTCTCGGGATTCCGGGGACGAGGAAGGGAAGGACGGCAAGGCCCGTTCCGACATGCGGAACCTCTGCGCGGAGCGACCGGCCCGCGTGCCGGGCAGTCCGCATCCGACCGGGCGGGCCCGAAGACAAGAACATGCCGAAAGCGTGGGTAGTCGAGGCGAGCGCAAGGCCGGGGATCGCTCTCCCCGAAAACCTCTTCGCTTCGCCGATCAGGATAGCTCCTCCGCAGGATGGTAACCAGGGGGGACGCATGTCCCCCCATCAACCTCTCGCGAAACGAACGGAACAACGTCCCCGACCCGAACTCGCCGCGATCGGCGCGCCCTCGGGCCGTGATCCCCTAAGTGATTTAATCACTTCGAGTTCTGGCGACGCCTCCGCTGTCCGCGCGCTCCCGCTTTCTCCCTTGATTGAGCTGCCTTTCGCCTGTAATAATAACTAAGCAGAACGCACGGCTCTCGGGGGAGGATCGCCATGGAAGCCTGGAAGGAATTCGGTCTGAACCCGGTGACGCACTCCGCGGCGCACCACCTCGTGGCGATCGAGGGGCTCGTCGAGGAGTTCGGCTACGCGCGCGTCACGGACGTGGCGGAGAGGCTCGCCATCACGAGAGGGAGCGCGTCGATCACGATCAAGAGCCTCCGGCAGCGCGGGCTCGTCGCAACCGACCCGCGCGGTTTTCTCCATCTGACGCAGGAAGGTCTTCGCATCGTGCGCGGCGTTCGCGCCAGAAACTCCGTCATGCAGAAACTATTCGCGGACATCCTCGGCGTGGACGAGAAGCTCGCGTCGATCGACGCGTGCAAGATCGAGCACCTCATCAGCGGGAAGACCGTGCAGCGGATCACGCGTCTTCTCCGGTTCATGGAATCGGACCGCCCCGAGGCGAAGAAGTTCCGCGAGGCGCTCGCGCATTTCGGCGATCACTGCGGGCAAGACCCGGGCGAGTGCGCGCTCTGCCCGTACGATTGCCTCGCCATGCAGGCCGCGGAAATGCCCGAGCGAAGCGATGAGAGCAACGGCTGACGACGGGTTGAGAACGGAAGGCGCGGGATGATGGTCGAGCCAATAGAACAGTATTTCTTGCGCGACCGCCGGGGCGCGGGGCGAGGGGGTGAACCGGCGAGTTCCCGAGCGGGCCGGGCCTTGCCGATCCGGCACCGTGTCGTGGGCCCGGTCCGCTCGGGGTGTCTCTTCCGGCACCCCCTCGGCCCGGGCCCCGGCCGAAGAAACACCGGTCGAGTTTCTGTCGGATTGAGATGATGGTCGAGCGGATCCTCGTGGGGGCGATCGTGTGCGGAGCGGCGTTCTTCGTCGCGCGCGCGGTGCGCCGCTCCTGGAGCGGGAAGAGCAAGTGCGGCTGCGGCGCTCGCTGCCCCGTCGCTCGAGAAGCCGCGAGCCGAGCCTTGCGGGTGATCCGCGGGCCGCGCGCCGGAGAGAACCTCGCGCGCGGACCGAGGAGCGACCGCGCGCTCCCCGAAGTCGAGCCCCCGCCGAACCGCGCGGGTTCGTGAGGAGTTTCCTTTGCGTCTCAATGAATGCCGGCCGGGGCAGATCGGAACCATCGTCGGCACGGTGGGGAACGGGCCGCTCGTCCAGCGGCTGATGGAGATGGGCGTCATCGCGGGAGCAAGGATCCGCGTGGTCCGTCTCGCTCCTCTCGGCGATCCGATGGAGGTCGAACTCCACGGCTATCGGCTCTCCATCCGCAAAGCGGAAGCGGGAGTCGTGGAGGTCTCGATTTGAAGCCGGCGCGTGCGGCCCGCCGCGTGGCGATCATCGGAAACCCCAACACGGGGAAGACGAGCGTCTTCAACGCCCTCACGGGTCTCGCGCAGAAGGTCGGCAACTACCCGGGCGTCACGGTCGAGAAGAAGATCGGTCTCCTCGCTCCCGGAATCGAGCTCGTCGATCTTCCGGGCATGTACAGTCTCGCGGCGCACAGCCCCGACGAGCTGCTCGCCGCGCGCGTCCTTCTCGGCGAGCACGACGGGGAGCCGAGGCCCGACCTCGTCCTTGTCGTCGCGGATGCCGCGAACCTTCAGCGCAATCTCTATCTTACGACGCAGGTGATCGAGATCGGCCTCCCCGCGATCCTCGTCCTCAACATGATCGACGCGGCCGAGAGGCGCGGGATCAGCGTGAACACGAGAGCGCTCTCCCGAATCCTCGGCGTTCCGGTCATCCCGACGGTCGCTCACCGGCGTCTTGGCATCGCGGAGCTTCGCGCGGCGATTCACGACTCGGTCGGTTCGCCGCCGCCCCGTCCGTCGTGGACGCTTCCGGAGGCGATCGTGCGCGAGAGAGACGCTCTCGCGAGCCGGTTCGGCGCGAACGCGTACATCCTGATGCGCGCGCTGATCGACGAGGGGGGGCCGGTGGAACAGTTCCTCGCCTCGCGCATGGACGGCGATCTCAGGGACGCTCTCGCCGAGGCGCGCGCGCGCATCCGCGTCTCG
This genomic window from Candidatus Eisenbacteria bacterium contains:
- a CDS encoding metal-dependent transcriptional regulator, which gives rise to MEAWKEFGLNPVTHSAAHHLVAIEGLVEEFGYARVTDVAERLAITRGSASITIKSLRQRGLVATDPRGFLHLTQEGLRIVRGVRARNSVMQKLFADILGVDEKLASIDACKIEHLISGKTVQRITRLLRFMESDRPEAKKFREALAHFGDHCGQDPGECALCPYDCLAMQAAEMPERSDESNG
- a CDS encoding ferrous iron transport protein A — translated: MRLNECRPGQIGTIVGTVGNGPLVQRLMEMGVIAGARIRVVRLAPLGDPMEVELHGYRLSIRKAEAGVVEVSI